One Caldalkalibacillus uzonensis DNA segment encodes these proteins:
- a CDS encoding winged helix-turn-helix transcriptional regulator: MTQQEISEIENISRPTVSRILDAAVKEGIVTR, from the coding sequence TTGACCCAGCAAGAGATTTCTGAAATAGAGAATATTTCAAGGCCAACGGTTAGTCGTATTTTAGATGCTGCAGTAAAAGAAGGTATTGTAACGAGGTGA